A section of the Mycobacterium sp. 3519A genome encodes:
- a CDS encoding DUF3263 domain-containing protein, whose product MDGAIARTEQSGDDSELTDGLTRREHDILAFERQWWKYAGSKEDAIKELFSMSATRYYQVLNALVDRPEALAADPMLVKRLRRMRASRQKARAARRLGFDVT is encoded by the coding sequence ATGGACGGCGCGATCGCGCGGACTGAGCAATCCGGGGATGACTCTGAACTCACCGATGGGCTGACCAGACGCGAGCACGACATCCTGGCGTTCGAGCGCCAGTGGTGGAAGTACGCGGGTTCCAAAGAAGACGCCATCAAGGAACTCTTCTCGATGTCGGCCACCCGGTACTACCAGGTGCTCAACGCGTTGGTGGACCGCCCCGAGGCGTTGGCGGCGGACCCGATGCTGGTCAAGCGGTTGCGCCGGATGCGGGCCAGCCGGCAGAAGGCCCGCGCGGCTCGTCGGCTGGGCTTCGACGTCACCTGA
- a CDS encoding Na(+)/H(+) antiporter subunit C: MTTYLVPLVLIGGLTSAGVYLLLERNLTRMLLGLLLIGNAINLLILNVGGASGNPPIRGRVSDGETTTADPLAQGMILTAIVIAMGIAAFVLALSYRSYRLNTAEEVTDDPEDARVSQLAGADGGPLADDRPEPDLRIDTDAPDELDALPGHEGSR; the protein is encoded by the coding sequence ATGACCACCTATCTGGTTCCCCTCGTGCTGATCGGCGGACTCACCAGCGCGGGTGTCTACCTGCTGCTGGAACGCAATCTGACACGAATGTTGCTGGGGCTGTTGCTGATCGGCAACGCCATCAACCTGCTGATCCTCAACGTCGGCGGCGCGTCCGGCAATCCGCCGATCAGGGGTCGCGTCAGCGACGGCGAGACCACCACCGCAGATCCGTTGGCGCAGGGCATGATCCTGACGGCCATCGTGATTGCGATGGGCATCGCGGCGTTCGTGCTGGCGTTGAGCTACCGCTCGTATCGACTGAACACGGCCGAGGAAGTCACCGACGACCCGGAAGATGCGCGGGTTTCGCAACTCGCAGGCGCCGACGGTGGCCCGCTGGCCGACGACCGCCCGGAGCCCGACCTGAGGATCGACACCGACGCGCCCGACGAACTGGATGCGCTGCCTGGACACGAGGGATCGCGATGA
- the mnhG gene encoding monovalent cation/H(+) antiporter subunit G, which yields MNILDVLTAVLVLGGSTLALTAAIGVVRFPDTLTRMHAATKPQVLGLLLVLAGAAIRLRGHADVGMVILTGLFTLFTAPVIANRVGQLAYREQNIRDDLLTKDEMLEFVLERESRGNGEN from the coding sequence ATGAACATACTGGATGTACTGACCGCCGTGCTGGTGCTCGGCGGGTCGACCCTGGCACTGACGGCGGCCATCGGGGTGGTCCGCTTCCCCGATACGCTGACGCGCATGCACGCCGCGACCAAGCCGCAGGTGCTCGGCCTGTTGCTGGTGTTGGCGGGCGCCGCGATCCGACTGCGCGGCCACGCCGACGTCGGCATGGTGATCCTCACCGGCTTGTTCACGTTGTTCACCGCTCCGGTGATCGCCAACCGGGTGGGCCAACTGGCCTACCGTGAGCAGAACATTCGCGACGACCTGTTGACCAAGGACGAGATGCTTGAGTTCGTCCTGGAAAGGGAATCCCGTGGCAATGGCGAGAACTGA
- a CDS encoding superoxide dismutase family protein codes for MLKTVAAAAFFAVPLVALTACSPNEPIATQPGTTPSVWTGSPSPSPSPTEAGGGHGAQGQAAASGEKLTAQLKAADGTTVATADIEFAGGFATITVETTTPGKLAPGFHGLHIHSVGKCEANSVAPTGGAPGDFNSAGGHFQKAGHTGHPASGDLTSLQVRADGTAKLVTTTDAFTAEDLLGGAKTAIIIHEKADNFANIPAERYQQVNGAPPPDETTMATGDAGKRVACGVIGTG; via the coding sequence ATGCTGAAGACCGTCGCTGCCGCTGCCTTCTTCGCCGTTCCCCTCGTCGCACTGACCGCGTGCAGCCCGAACGAACCCATCGCCACTCAACCCGGCACCACACCGTCGGTGTGGACCGGTTCACCGTCGCCGTCCCCATCGCCCACTGAGGCCGGGGGCGGACATGGCGCCCAGGGGCAGGCCGCCGCCAGTGGTGAGAAGCTCACCGCACAGCTGAAGGCGGCCGACGGCACCACGGTGGCCACCGCCGACATCGAGTTCGCGGGTGGCTTCGCGACCATCACGGTCGAGACCACCACACCCGGCAAGCTGGCCCCGGGCTTCCACGGTCTGCACATCCACTCGGTCGGCAAGTGCGAAGCCAATTCCGTGGCGCCGACCGGCGGTGCGCCCGGTGACTTCAACTCCGCCGGTGGACATTTCCAGAAGGCGGGACACACCGGTCATCCCGCGAGCGGCGACCTGACGTCGCTTCAGGTTCGCGCGGACGGCACCGCGAAGCTGGTGACAACGACCGACGCGTTCACCGCCGAGGATCTGCTCGGCGGCGCGAAGACCGCGATCATCATCCACGAAAAGGCGGACAACTTCGCCAACATCCCCGCGGAGCGCTACCAGCAGGTGAACGGCGCGCCGCCGCCAGACGAGACCACCATGGCCACCGGCGACGCCGGAAAGCGCGTGGCTTGCGGTGTCATCGGCACCGGCTAG
- a CDS encoding LON peptidase substrate-binding domain-containing protein, with the protein MLVTPMFPLEVAMLPGEELPLRIFEPRYTAMVSDCLGADDPSFGVVLISAGREVGGGDTRSDVGAMAHITECADFGDGRYRLGCLMAERIRVLEWHPDNPYPRAAVEFWPDQPGPPVDVDAIRDIEDRMVALFERIARARGAEVDPRDIVAGADDSGDTAMWLYALASRVPMGQADRYAVLAAPTVAERVVALRDAVDTVTAMVEFQLSE; encoded by the coding sequence GTGCTCGTCACGCCGATGTTCCCGCTGGAGGTGGCGATGCTGCCCGGCGAGGAGCTGCCGCTGCGGATCTTCGAACCTCGCTATACCGCAATGGTTTCGGATTGCCTCGGCGCCGACGACCCATCGTTCGGCGTCGTGTTGATCTCGGCGGGCCGCGAGGTCGGCGGCGGCGACACCCGCAGCGATGTCGGCGCGATGGCGCACATCACCGAATGCGCCGATTTCGGCGACGGCCGCTACCGGCTGGGCTGCCTGATGGCCGAGCGGATCCGGGTCCTCGAGTGGCATCCCGACAATCCGTATCCCCGTGCGGCCGTGGAATTCTGGCCCGATCAGCCCGGCCCGCCCGTCGACGTCGACGCGATCCGCGACATCGAGGACCGGATGGTCGCGCTGTTCGAGCGGATCGCGAGGGCCCGCGGCGCCGAGGTCGATCCGAGGGACATCGTGGCCGGCGCCGACGATTCCGGAGACACCGCAATGTGGTTGTACGCGTTGGCTTCCCGCGTGCCGATGGGGCAGGCCGACCGCTATGCCGTGCTGGCCGCACCCACGGTCGCCGAGCGCGTGGTGGCGCTTCGCGACGCAGTGGACACCGTCACGGCGATGGTCGAGTTCCAGCTGTCCGAGTAG
- a CDS encoding N-acetyltransferase: protein MAEVGDRVVVRYRLPAGSTPPLTDVIGHLVSVGEILSVRTKRGDVVSVAAADVVTMKTLAAAPVRTGDIRNLEHAAALAWPGAEHEWVDGWLLRFGHGSTRRANSAVPLDFSVGAVGAIVDWYAARGLPPLAAAPDRLLRVPPAVPTDGENLVMAGELAVAAAAVDIADAPDDEWLRLYRREVPVDVLTAVVDGEVAFGAIAGAAVGRAAVTTAPDGTRWVGLSAVHVVPQARRRGLARDLCAGLLAWGGERGATRAYVQVLTDNTTAIRLYESMGFTVHHRSRYLDARSL, encoded by the coding sequence GTGGCCGAAGTCGGTGATCGCGTCGTTGTGCGCTACCGACTGCCCGCCGGGTCGACGCCGCCGTTGACCGACGTGATCGGACACCTGGTGTCGGTTGGTGAGATCTTGTCGGTACGCACCAAACGCGGCGACGTGGTTTCCGTCGCGGCCGCAGATGTCGTGACAATGAAAACCCTTGCGGCGGCACCGGTGCGGACCGGGGACATCCGAAACCTCGAGCACGCCGCCGCGCTGGCGTGGCCTGGCGCGGAGCACGAGTGGGTCGACGGCTGGCTGCTGCGATTCGGGCACGGCAGCACTCGACGTGCGAATTCGGCTGTCCCGCTGGACTTTTCAGTTGGCGCGGTCGGCGCGATCGTCGACTGGTATGCGGCGCGTGGGCTGCCGCCGTTGGCGGCCGCGCCGGATCGGCTGCTGCGCGTCCCACCGGCAGTGCCGACGGATGGCGAAAACCTGGTCATGGCAGGCGAGTTGGCTGTTGCGGCCGCTGCTGTGGACATCGCGGATGCGCCGGATGACGAGTGGCTGCGGCTGTACCGGCGCGAGGTCCCGGTCGATGTGCTGACCGCCGTCGTCGACGGCGAGGTGGCGTTCGGCGCCATCGCGGGCGCGGCCGTGGGCAGGGCCGCGGTGACGACCGCGCCCGACGGCACACGCTGGGTGGGGCTTTCCGCCGTGCACGTGGTGCCGCAGGCGCGGCGGCGGGGGCTGGCGCGCGATTTGTGTGCGGGGTTGCTGGCGTGGGGTGGCGAACGTGGCGCGACGCGGGCTTACGTGCAGGTGCTGACGGACAACACCACGGCGATCCGGCTGTACGAGTCGATGGGCTTCACCGTTCACCACCGGTCGCGCTATCTGGACGCCCGTAGCCTGTAG
- a CDS encoding peptide deformylase, with product MAVRPIVIVGDPVLHTATEPVPVADDGSLPADLADLIKDLYDTMDAANGVGLAANQIGVAKRVFVYDCADERGRTARRRGVVVNPVLETSEVPETMPDPDNDDEGCLSVPGESFPTGRADWARVTGLDADGTPITLEGTDLFARMLQHETGHLDGFLYLDRLVGRHARSAKRAVKSHGWGVPGLTWMPGEDPDPFGH from the coding sequence GTGGCTGTCAGACCCATCGTCATAGTCGGAGATCCCGTCTTGCACACTGCGACCGAACCGGTGCCCGTCGCCGACGACGGTTCGCTGCCGGCGGATCTCGCCGACTTGATCAAGGATCTGTACGACACGATGGACGCCGCCAACGGCGTCGGACTGGCGGCGAATCAGATCGGTGTCGCCAAGCGGGTGTTCGTCTACGACTGCGCCGACGAGCGTGGCCGCACGGCGCGGCGACGCGGTGTCGTGGTCAACCCGGTCCTCGAGACGTCCGAGGTTCCCGAGACCATGCCGGACCCCGACAACGACGACGAAGGCTGCCTGTCGGTGCCCGGCGAGTCGTTCCCGACCGGGCGCGCCGACTGGGCGCGGGTAACCGGCCTGGACGCCGACGGCACGCCGATCACGCTGGAAGGCACCGACCTGTTCGCACGGATGCTGCAACACGAGACCGGCCATCTGGACGGCTTCCTGTACCTGGACAGGCTGGTCGGCAGGCACGCGCGCAGCGCGAAGCGGGCGGTCAAGTCGCACGGTTGGGGTGTGCCCGGGCTGACGTGGATGCCGGGCGAGGACCCGGATCCGTTCGGTCACTGA
- a CDS encoding Na+/H+ antiporter subunit E, whose amino-acid sequence MRSIALRVWVLIWLMLVWILLWGTFSAANIVSGLAVALCITLLLPLPAVPVEGKLHPLSLLRLVLLVAWHLVVSSVQLAFLAVKPGPPPLNAVLRAHLALKSDLVLALAVNMINLTPGTIVLEIDQVRRMIYVHVIDVGSERAVARFYRQIAQIERLLVASFERDEDWRPIEERGTA is encoded by the coding sequence ATGAGAAGTATCGCGCTGCGCGTGTGGGTGCTGATCTGGCTGATGCTGGTGTGGATTCTGTTGTGGGGCACGTTCTCTGCGGCCAACATCGTCTCAGGGCTGGCCGTCGCACTGTGCATCACATTGCTGCTGCCGCTGCCCGCGGTGCCGGTCGAGGGCAAGTTGCACCCGCTGTCGTTGCTGCGGTTGGTGCTCCTGGTGGCGTGGCACCTGGTGGTGTCGTCTGTGCAGTTGGCGTTTCTCGCCGTCAAGCCGGGACCGCCGCCACTGAACGCGGTGCTGCGCGCCCACCTGGCGCTCAAGTCGGATCTGGTGCTGGCGTTGGCGGTCAACATGATCAACCTGACGCCGGGCACCATCGTGTTGGAGATCGACCAGGTTCGCCGGATGATCTACGTGCACGTGATCGACGTCGGATCCGAGCGCGCGGTGGCCAGGTTCTACCGCCAGATCGCCCAGATCGAACGGTTGTTGGTGGCGTCGTTCGAGCGCGACGAGGATTGGCGACCAATCGAGGAGAGGGGAACCGCATGA
- a CDS encoding SAM-dependent methyltransferase, with amino-acid sequence MARTDDDSWDITEGVGATALGVAWSRSQEATSGCPLFTDPYAQMFVDAAVAKGWQLPPGSMLERIRSIGNYAASRTKWFDEFFIAAGANGIDQAVILAAGLDARGWRLPWLADTVLYEIDQPKVLEFKADTLARNDAKPSVSRYVAVPVDLRQDWPKALRDAGFDVTVPTAWTAEGLLPYLPAAGQDLLFERIHELSARGSRVAVESFGRGFFDRDYLAARREQMRRLREEAGEAERSEPDVQDLWYVEDRTDVADWLSEHGWEVSTVEAGDLMTRYGRCGPDQDEATIPRSVFIEGHRLS; translated from the coding sequence ATGGCGAGAACTGACGACGACAGCTGGGACATCACCGAGGGTGTGGGCGCGACCGCGCTCGGTGTTGCATGGTCGCGGTCGCAGGAGGCGACGTCGGGCTGTCCGCTGTTCACCGACCCGTATGCCCAGATGTTCGTCGATGCAGCGGTCGCCAAGGGTTGGCAACTGCCGCCCGGTTCGATGCTCGAACGCATCCGGTCGATCGGCAACTACGCCGCGTCGCGGACCAAGTGGTTCGACGAGTTCTTCATCGCCGCAGGCGCCAACGGTATCGACCAGGCAGTCATCCTCGCGGCAGGCCTCGACGCGCGGGGATGGCGATTGCCGTGGCTCGCCGACACCGTGCTCTACGAAATCGACCAGCCCAAGGTGCTCGAATTCAAGGCCGACACGTTGGCCCGCAACGACGCCAAGCCCAGCGTGTCCCGGTACGTCGCGGTGCCGGTGGACCTGCGGCAGGACTGGCCGAAAGCGTTGCGGGACGCCGGATTCGACGTCACGGTGCCCACCGCGTGGACGGCCGAGGGGCTGCTGCCCTACCTGCCCGCCGCAGGCCAGGACCTGCTGTTCGAACGGATCCATGAACTCAGCGCCAGGGGTAGCCGCGTCGCCGTCGAGTCCTTCGGCCGCGGCTTCTTCGACCGGGACTACCTGGCCGCCCGTCGGGAACAGATGCGCCGGTTACGCGAGGAGGCCGGTGAGGCGGAACGCTCCGAACCCGATGTTCAGGATCTGTGGTACGTCGAGGACCGCACGGATGTGGCCGACTGGCTCAGCGAGCACGGCTGGGAGGTTTCCACGGTCGAGGCGGGCGATCTGATGACCCGGTACGGCCGCTGCGGACCGGATCAGGACGAAGCCACCATTCCGCGCAGCGTGTTCATCGAGGGCCATCGGCTCAGCTGA
- a CDS encoding glutamate--cysteine ligase, with protein sequence MSSAPASHPGHIDFAGSPRPTLGVEWEFALVDAETRDVSNEAAEVIVELGENNPHVHKELLRNTVEVVTGICDSVPEAMDDLRSTLRAARKIVRGRGMELFCAGTHPFAKWSPGSLTDAPRYAELIKRTQWWGRQMLIWGVHVHVGISSAHKVMAINTSLLNHYPHLLALSASSPFWDGEDTGYASNRAMMFQQLPTAGLPFHFQTWAEWEGFVYDQKKTGIIDHMNEIRWDIRPSPHKGTVEVRIFDGVSNIRELSALVALTHCLIVDLDHRLDAGERLPTMPPWHVQENKWRAARYGLDAVIIQDAESNERLVTEDLDELLNRLEPVAKSLKCADELAGVSDIYRSGGSYQRQRRVAEEHDGDLRAVVDALVAELDI encoded by the coding sequence GTGTCATCGGCACCGGCTAGCCACCCAGGCCACATAGATTTCGCCGGCTCACCCCGGCCGACTCTCGGCGTCGAGTGGGAGTTCGCGTTGGTCGACGCCGAGACCCGCGACGTCAGCAATGAGGCCGCGGAGGTGATCGTCGAACTCGGCGAGAACAATCCGCATGTCCACAAGGAACTGCTGCGCAACACCGTCGAGGTCGTCACGGGCATCTGCGATTCGGTGCCTGAGGCGATGGACGATCTGCGGTCGACATTGCGGGCCGCACGCAAAATCGTCCGCGGCCGCGGGATGGAATTGTTCTGCGCGGGCACCCATCCCTTTGCGAAGTGGTCGCCGGGCAGCCTCACCGACGCACCGCGCTACGCCGAGTTGATCAAGCGCACGCAGTGGTGGGGCCGCCAGATGCTGATCTGGGGTGTGCACGTCCATGTGGGCATCTCGTCGGCGCACAAGGTGATGGCGATCAACACGTCGTTGCTCAACCACTATCCGCACCTGCTGGCGCTGTCGGCCTCGTCACCGTTCTGGGACGGCGAGGACACCGGCTACGCCTCCAACCGCGCGATGATGTTCCAGCAGTTGCCCACCGCCGGTCTGCCGTTCCATTTCCAGACCTGGGCGGAGTGGGAAGGGTTCGTCTACGACCAGAAGAAGACCGGCATCATCGACCACATGAACGAAATCCGCTGGGACATCCGGCCGTCGCCCCACAAGGGCACGGTCGAGGTGCGGATCTTCGACGGGGTGTCGAACATTCGCGAACTCTCGGCGCTGGTCGCGCTGACGCACTGCCTGATCGTCGACCTCGACCACCGTCTGGACGCCGGTGAGCGCCTGCCCACCATGCCGCCGTGGCATGTGCAGGAGAACAAGTGGCGCGCGGCGCGTTACGGTCTGGACGCCGTCATCATTCAGGACGCCGAGAGCAACGAGCGCCTGGTGACAGAGGATCTCGACGAACTGCTCAACCGGCTCGAACCGGTTGCCAAGTCGTTGAAGTGCGCCGACGAACTCGCCGGGGTGTCCGACATCTACCGCTCCGGGGGTTCCTATCAGCGTCAGCGCCGGGTCGCCGAGGAGCACGACGGTGATCTGCGCGCTGTCGTCGACGCTCTGGTTGCGGAGCTGGACATCTAG
- a CDS encoding exodeoxyribonuclease III encodes MRLATWNVNSIRARVDRVTDWLERGDVDVLAMQETKCSDEQFPVMPFLAAGYEVVHCGFNQWNGVAIASRVGIDDVQVGFEGQPTWSDKPDVEAAAEARALGATCDGVRVWSLYVPNGRFVGSPHYDYKLEWLAALRDTAHGWLTEDPSSQIALVGDWNIAPTDEDVWSPEFYANSTHVTRSERAAFQSIVDARYADVVRPFTPGPAVYTYWDYTQLRFPKNRGMRIDFILGSPALAQRVTHAEIVREERKGKAPSDHAPVLVELA; translated from the coding sequence ATGCGGCTGGCCACGTGGAACGTCAATTCGATCCGCGCCCGCGTTGACCGGGTCACCGATTGGTTGGAGCGCGGTGACGTCGACGTGCTGGCGATGCAGGAGACCAAGTGCTCCGACGAGCAATTCCCTGTCATGCCGTTTCTTGCCGCGGGCTACGAGGTCGTGCATTGCGGCTTCAACCAGTGGAACGGCGTGGCCATCGCGTCGCGGGTCGGAATCGACGACGTGCAGGTGGGCTTCGAGGGCCAGCCGACGTGGAGTGACAAACCCGATGTCGAGGCCGCCGCGGAAGCTCGCGCGCTCGGGGCAACCTGCGACGGCGTGCGAGTGTGGAGCCTGTATGTGCCCAACGGCCGGTTCGTCGGCTCGCCGCACTACGACTACAAGTTGGAATGGCTTGCGGCGCTTCGTGATACCGCACACGGGTGGCTGACCGAGGATCCGTCGTCGCAGATCGCACTCGTCGGCGACTGGAACATCGCGCCCACGGACGAGGATGTCTGGAGCCCGGAGTTCTACGCCAACAGCACCCACGTCACGCGGTCCGAACGCGCGGCGTTTCAGTCGATCGTCGACGCGCGGTATGCCGATGTGGTTCGCCCGTTCACGCCGGGGCCTGCCGTGTACACCTACTGGGATTACACGCAGTTGCGTTTCCCGAAGAACCGCGGCATGCGCATCGACTTCATCCTCGGATCGCCTGCGCTGGCGCAGCGCGTGACGCATGCCGAGATCGTCCGCGAGGAACGCAAAGGCAAGGCGCCGAGCGATCATGCTCCGGTGCTGGTGGAGTTGGCTTAA
- a CDS encoding Na+/H+ antiporter subunit D, whose translation MNPAVLMPLPVLIPMVGAAATLVAGRRPRLQRLITLVALCVVTAVCGMLLHLTDRGGTLVLHVGGWGPTEPGLGPLGISLVVDRLSALMLVVSSIVLLAVVFYAIGQGIRDGDDRQPVSIFLPTYLVLSAGVCTAFLAGDLFNLFVGFEVLLSASFVLLTVGASKDRVRAGIAYVMVSMVSSLVFLFGIALVYAATGTLNLAELAVRLDGVTPGTRTAMFAVLLVAFGIKAAVFPLSSWLPDSYPTAPAPVTAVFAGLLTKVGVYAIIRAHSLLFPSGGLDPLLLVAALLTMLVGILGAIAQSDIKRLLSFTLVSHIGYMVFGIALSSQLGMSGAIYYVAHHIVVQTTLFLVVGLIERQAGASTMQRLGGLAAVSPLLAFLFVVPALNLGGIPPFSGFIGKVALLEAGAQSGSVLAWLLVGGGVVTSLLTLYVVARVWTKAFWRSRADAPEGQLSAASPSALLDEPEDIQFVDRDHVGRMPVGMVLPTGALIAVGLTLTVLAGPIFSYSGRAADEVLDRNHYISAVLRSTE comes from the coding sequence ATGAACCCCGCAGTCCTGATGCCGCTGCCGGTGCTGATCCCGATGGTCGGCGCGGCGGCGACGCTGGTCGCCGGGCGCAGGCCGCGGCTGCAGCGGCTGATCACCCTGGTCGCGCTGTGCGTGGTGACGGCGGTCTGCGGAATGCTGCTGCACCTCACCGACCGCGGCGGCACCCTGGTGCTGCACGTCGGCGGGTGGGGGCCGACCGAGCCCGGGCTGGGCCCACTCGGGATCAGCCTGGTGGTCGACCGGCTGTCGGCACTGATGCTGGTGGTGTCGTCGATCGTGTTGCTGGCGGTGGTGTTCTACGCCATCGGGCAGGGCATCCGCGACGGCGATGACCGCCAACCGGTTTCGATCTTCCTGCCGACCTACCTGGTGCTGTCCGCCGGGGTGTGCACCGCGTTCCTGGCGGGTGACCTGTTCAACCTGTTCGTCGGGTTCGAGGTGCTGCTTTCGGCGAGCTTCGTGCTGTTGACCGTCGGCGCAAGCAAGGACCGGGTCAGGGCGGGCATCGCGTACGTGATGGTGTCGATGGTGTCGTCGCTGGTGTTCCTGTTCGGCATCGCACTGGTCTACGCGGCGACGGGGACATTGAACCTGGCCGAGCTGGCCGTCCGGCTCGACGGCGTGACGCCGGGCACCCGCACGGCGATGTTCGCGGTGCTGCTGGTGGCGTTCGGCATCAAGGCGGCGGTGTTCCCGCTGTCGAGCTGGCTGCCGGACTCCTACCCCACCGCGCCCGCTCCGGTCACCGCGGTGTTCGCCGGCCTGCTGACGAAAGTCGGTGTCTACGCGATCATCCGGGCCCATTCGCTGCTGTTCCCCAGCGGAGGGCTCGATCCGTTGCTGCTGGTGGCTGCGCTGCTGACGATGCTGGTCGGCATCCTCGGTGCGATCGCGCAGAGCGATATCAAACGTCTGCTGTCGTTCACACTGGTCAGCCACATCGGCTACATGGTGTTCGGCATCGCGCTGTCCAGTCAGCTCGGCATGTCGGGTGCCATCTACTACGTGGCCCACCACATCGTGGTGCAGACGACGCTGTTCTTGGTGGTCGGCTTGATTGAGCGGCAGGCCGGTGCGTCGACGATGCAGCGGCTCGGCGGACTGGCCGCGGTCAGCCCGCTGCTGGCGTTCCTGTTTGTCGTGCCCGCACTGAATCTCGGTGGCATTCCCCCGTTTTCCGGGTTCATCGGCAAGGTGGCGCTGCTGGAGGCGGGCGCGCAGAGCGGTTCGGTGCTCGCCTGGCTGTTGGTCGGCGGGGGCGTCGTCACCAGCCTGCTGACGCTGTACGTGGTGGCCAGGGTGTGGACGAAGGCGTTCTGGCGGTCGCGTGCGGACGCGCCGGAAGGGCAACTGTCCGCGGCGTCGCCGTCGGCGCTGCTCGACGAACCCGAGGACATCCAGTTCGTCGACCGCGATCACGTCGGCCGGATGCCGGTCGGCATGGTGCTGCCGACGGGCGCGCTGATCGCCGTCGGCCTGACCCTGACGGTGCTGGCGGGGCCGATCTTCTCGTACAGCGGTCGCGCCGCCGACGAGGTGCTCGACCGCAACCACTACATCAGCGCGGTGCTGAGGAGCACAGAATGA
- a CDS encoding LytR C-terminal domain-containing protein translates to MNQRNSSGLPLRAMVMVLLFLGVVFLLVGFQAMGSDDSDNDQSSAIATTISSTPSTTSPSPKAAPAKADVRVYNISSTEGAAENTANRLREAGWNVTETGNLELPEISATTVFFSDAPGEREAADEVGKLLDAPVQPRVPELTEQPPGVVVAVTG, encoded by the coding sequence ATGAATCAGCGAAACTCGTCCGGGCTGCCGCTGCGCGCCATGGTGATGGTGTTGCTCTTCCTCGGCGTGGTGTTCCTGCTGGTCGGGTTCCAGGCGATGGGCTCCGACGACTCGGACAACGACCAGTCGTCCGCGATCGCCACCACCATCAGCAGCACCCCGTCGACCACGTCGCCCTCACCGAAGGCCGCGCCTGCGAAGGCCGACGTGCGCGTCTACAACATCTCGTCGACCGAGGGCGCCGCCGAGAACACCGCCAACCGGCTGCGCGAAGCAGGCTGGAACGTCACCGAGACCGGCAACCTGGAGCTGCCGGAGATCTCGGCCACCACCGTGTTCTTCAGTGACGCGCCGGGCGAGCGCGAAGCCGCCGACGAAGTGGGCAAGCTGCTCGACGCGCCGGTGCAACCGCGGGTTCCCGAGCTGACGGAGCAACCGCCGGGCGTGGTCGTGGCGGTCACCGGCTAG
- a CDS encoding monovalent cation/H+ antiporter complex subunit F, whose amino-acid sequence MNGVWIIAAVMLTAAAALTMYRLLAGPSTLDRLVALDALVAVAMCAIGTWAAYSLDTTVTYGLTALALISFVGSVSVARFRVPDIEKPRASRGLR is encoded by the coding sequence ATGAACGGCGTTTGGATCATTGCCGCGGTGATGCTGACCGCTGCCGCCGCACTCACCATGTATCGGTTGCTCGCCGGACCCAGCACACTGGACCGCCTCGTCGCGCTCGACGCCCTCGTCGCGGTGGCGATGTGCGCGATCGGCACCTGGGCCGCCTACAGCCTGGACACCACGGTGACCTACGGGCTGACCGCTCTGGCGTTGATCAGCTTCGTCGGCTCGGTCAGCGTCGCACGCTTCCGCGTCCCTGACATCGAAAAGCCCAGAGCATCAAGGGGTTTGCGATGA